Genomic DNA from Niabella ginsenosidivorans:
AATAGCCAGCTTTCCTTTATAGGTGCCATAGTAATCAAATGTATAAATGCCCTGCGCCGGGTCATAAAGATAAACCAGCTGGTTACGGTCAATTATCTGCTTCGGGCTGATGGTTTCGCTAAAGAGTTGCCTGAAGTCGGGTGTTTTCAGCAGCACGCTTCCGTCATCATTGATCTTTTTAAGCATACTTTCCATATTGTCATACAGCCATATTTTACCATCATAAGAAAGGCCGATTGCCTGTACATTAAAAATGTTCTGCTTCCTGAGGTCGATCGTGTTTACCGGGCTTAGCAGGCGGTCCAGCATTACCACCGTGGCAAAGCTCTGATAGTAAATAAGCACCCGTAAGGGGTTTGAAACATCCAGCAAGGTAGCTTCGCCCAGCTTTTTTACATTGTTGTACACGGCTACGGAATCGCCGGTTTCACTTAATTTTTTCAGTTGGTTGGTAGCGCTGACCAGGTAGATATTTTCCAGGTTATCCACCGCAACCGTTGTGTAATTGCCCGGAATGGTTTTCTGTTGCTGCACCACCAGCTGTGCCTGGGCTGCGGTTACCAGCAACAATTTTAAAGCAAGTAATATAAAAATACGCCGCTTCATCCCCGTACTATTTTTTCGTTTCTGTTTAAGTAGGAAAGCAGCTGCACATCATTGCCATCAAAAACAGCATAGGTAAAGAAGGTGATCCAGTCCCCCAGGTTGATATAACGGCTGGTATCCGTAAGCCGGAAGTCGATGGGCAGATGCCGGTGCCCGAAAATAAAAAAATCATAATGCCTCTTTTGCAGCTGCTCCCGGCAATAAGTGATCAGCCATTCCCTGTCTGCCCCCAGGAAGGTTTCCTCGGATGTGCCGGTTTTTGCGCGGCTTTTACGGCTCATGTAATTGGCCGTGCCCATACCCACCACAGGAGGCAATATGCCAAACAGCCACTGGCAAACCGGATTTCGGAATATTTTTTTCAATCGTTTATAGCCATGATCGCCCGGGCCAAGCCCGTCTCCATGACCTATAAGAAACTGTTTGCCGTTCCATTCAAATTCCTTTGGTTCGAAATAAACCGGCATGTTCAGCTCCTGCTGAAAATAATCCTTCATCCACATGTCATGATTGCCTACAAAAAAATGCAGTTGTATACCGCTATCTGACAGTTCGGCCAGCTTACCTAAAATGCGCACGAACCCCCTGGGCACTACATGGCGGTACTCATACCAGAAATCAAACAGATCGCCTACAATAAAGATTTCCTGTGCCTTATCTTTTATTTCATCCAGGAATTTTACCAGTAATTTTTCCCGCTGAAGGCTTGCCTCATAAGTGGGAACACCCAAATGAAAATCAGAAAGAAAATAAATATTTTTACCTGCCTGCAAAATGAAGTTCAAATTTGAGCAAAGGTAGAAGAAATCAGGTATTTTATTAACTGGCGTATGCACCATGTGTATTTCAAAATGCTGTATGTGCTTTAAAATCCACCAGGGTTTTGTTATTTGCGTTGCAAAGCAGTAAGACAATCCGGTTTGTGTTTTGTTCCCGTGCCGCAGCTATTAATAGGGCAACATGGGGTTTGCTGTTTCTGAAAATTCCCCGGTTATGGAAGTTATTTTCCGGGTTTCGTAAATCAATTTTTAGATGCCGGGAGTAATTTCGCGCAAAAATTGAATGGTAAAATATCTTTTAGCCGCGTTTTTGATCAGTTTAAGTAATTTTTTACAGGCACAGGATGCTACATTAAGAGGAACGATAACTACTGCAGATGGCAAGCCTGCTGAAGCCGTAACCGTTGTTTTGGAAGGAACATCGAAAGCCACTGCCGCCGGCAAAAAGGGAAATTATGAAATTAAAAATATTAAGCCCGGTTCTTATATTGTCCGGGTTTCTTTTGTAGGTGTAAATGAGCAGTCTCAACTTGTAGATTTTAAGGCGGGCGCTGTTGAGACCCTTGATTTTGTTTTAAAGGAAAACGAGCAACAGCTTCAGGAAGTAGTGATTGCCGCCAATAAAATGGGTACTAAAGGAGATGAGTTTGTAGCAAAAATGCCGCTGAAAAACCTGGAAAACCCACAGGTGTATAGTGCTGTTTCAGCCGAAATAATGAAACAGCAGGTCATTAGTAATTATGATGACGCATTAAGGAACGTTCCGGGTATTACAAGAGCCTGGGAATCGACAGGCAGGGGCGGTGATGGAGGGGCATATTTTTCGCTGAGAGGATTTGAGGCGCAACCGGCCCTGGTAAACGGTTTGCCTGCCCTGGTGAGCGGCAATTTAGACCCTGCAGATGTGGAAGAGATACAGGTAATAAAGGGGCCTTCCGGCACCTTATTCGGGGCCAGTTTTTACGGGTATGGAGGCATCATTAATACAATTACCAAAAAGCCGTTTTATCAGTTTGGCGGCGAGGCCAGTTACACTGTGGGCAGTTTTGGCCTGAACAGGCTGGCGGTTGATGTCAATACCCCCCTGAGCAAAACTAAAAAAATAGCGTTTCGTTTAAACGCCGCAGCACAGACCGAAAATAGTTTCCAGGATGCGGGCTTTAAAAAATCCTTTTTTATTGCCCCCGGTTTTGTTTACGAAGTCAATGATAAACTATCTTTTCATGTGCTGGCAGAACTACTGGAAGAAAAGAGGGCTGTGCCTCCCGTATTTTTTAATACCGACCGGGAAAGCCCAATGGATTTTAAAAATATTAAAGAGCTGAATTTAAACCCGGACCTGTCTTTTACCAACAATGATCTGACGATAAGGAATCCCCGGAAGAACCTGCAGGCCCGGATGCTGTATAAATTTAATAGCCAATGGACCTCGCAAACCGTATTTTCCGCCGGGAATATTAAATCAGATGGTATTTATACATATATATGGGGCGTGGATCCTGACAAGCCGGATGAAAGAAACTATTTTTATCAGTATTTCAACAACCAGGATTATAATACCAACACCGTCGATATCCAGCAAAATTTTAATGGCGATTTTAAAATAGGGCAACTCAGGAACCGGGTATTAATAGGACTGGATTATTTTAACAGGACGGAAAAAAATAACAGCTCCGGCTGGATCACCACCCGGCGGGTGAGCCCGCAGGGTGGCATATCAGACACTGACCCGTCCAACCCGGATGGTTTGAATAAGGATGCCATAAAAGCAGCGCTTGCTGCAACGGAATACACCGATAGCAAATTAACCAAACGATCCTACAGTGCATATGCATCCGATGTGATCAATTTTACGCCGGCATTTTCAGCGATGTTGAGCTTACGGGCAGATTATTTTGATAATAAGGCGGGTGCTGCAACTGAAAGTTTTAATCAAATGACGTATTCCCCGAAATTCGGACTGGTTTACCAGCCGGTTTTGGATAAGGTATCCATTTTTGCCAACTATATGAATGCCTTTTTTAATGTCGGACCCGTTGATGTTTATGACAGTAGTAATAATTATATCGGTTCAAAAGCGCTTAAACCGGAAAGGGCCAATCAAATAGAATTTGGGGTAAAAACCAATCTGTTTGAAGAGAAGCTGCAGGCAACGCTCTCCTTTTATAACACAAGGGTTGGAAACCGGGTTTATTCTACGGCTAACAATAACTCTGAGCAGGGTGGCAAAACCCAAAGCAGGGGTGTTGAGTTAGATGTTACCACTAACCCCGTACCGGGGTTAAACTTCATTGCTGGATTCAGCCATGGAAAAATCAAAGTGATCGAAGGAAATACCGCTACACCAACTGATTTTTATAATGAGGTAGGCAGAAGCCCGGGCGGCCAGGGCCCGCAGACCCTTGCCAATTTGTGGGCTACCTATAAAATCATGGACGGAAAATTAAAGGATTTCGGGGTAAGTTTTGGAGGTAACTATGCCGGCGTTAACAAAGTCATTGACAACAGTGTAACCGGTGTTTTTGAGTTACCCGCCTATACTTTATTAAATGGGGGATTATTTTATAATGGTAAAAAAATAAGAGTTACAGCTAATATAAACAATATAACCAATAAACAATATTATATCGGCTACTGGTCTGTAAATCCTCAAAAACGTAGAAACTTTGCTGCAAGTGTTGCATTTAAGTTTTAGTGAACAATGGCTCTTTTAGTAAGCGCAGATCAGGGAAATACTGTTATATACCTGTGTAATAGCCCTTTGCAAGCAAACGGTTTGGCGGCCTGCCAGCATACCAGCTCTTTAAACTCCTATAATTTCCAACGGCTTTGCCGGAAGCCTGCTATATTTGTAGCATAAATTTTGATTATTACTTAATAAGGAATTCAGTTATTATGCAGTTAACAGCAACATTGGTTCAGATACTGCCCTTACAAAAGGGAACGGGAAGAAACGGAGAATGGAGAAAACAGGATATTATCGTAGAAACGCAGGCGCAATATCCTAAAAAAGTATGTATCTCTATATGGGGCGATAAAATAAACGAGAGTGTATTAAAAATAGGAAATCAGCTGAATATTTCCTTTGATGTTGAAAGCAGGGAATATAATGGTAGGTGGTATACGGATGTTAAGGCCTGGAAGGTAGAGTTGGCATCCGCCACAAACAACGGGGGCGCCAGCTATACAGATACCCCCCCACCCGATAATTATTCGGATCTGAATGAGGGTGGGGCAGATGATCTCCCTTTTTAAGGAATCTTTTGGTTCTTTCAATTATATGAAGTAACACAAAATGGAGGCGGTGAATCATTCTATAAACAATAAAAGTGTTTGCGTAATTTCCTGCCTGTGGCAGGTACCGGATAGATAAAGCCAATAAAAATATGCAGATGAAAAAACAGTTGACAGGCATTATAGGAATGGGAATTATTTTGGGAGGAATTATTGCAGGATGTAACGGCTGTAAGGGCAAAAATACATCCGGCAAAGGAGGTGAGGACGACACAACAGGAATTGACAGGAGCGAAAGGCATGATACATTAGTAACCCAGCCACCTGCTGATTCCTTAAATACTTTTGTGATTACCCCGGCTAATAAGGATAGTGTATTGTCTGCCACAACAAAAGAAGTGCTGACCCTCTTTAAAAACAAGGAATATGAAAAGCTGGACTCCTTTATCCATCCCGAAGAAGGCATCCGGTTTTCTCCTTACGGTACCGTGGATCCGAAAGACGATAAAAAATTCAGCAGGGAAGAATTTAAAGGCCTGATTACAACAGACAGGAACAAGAAAATAGAATGGGGGTCTTATGATGGAAGCGGCAACCCGATTTTATTAACCCCTGCAGAATACTTTGGCAGGTTTGTATACGATGGCAACTTTTTAAAACCACAGAAAGCCGGGGTGAATATACGGTTTGGGAAAGGCAACTCAATCAACAACCTGAAAACCGTTTATCCCGGTTCAGAATTTACAGAGAACTATTTAGACGGAACAAAAAAGAACGGTGGCATCGACTGGAGATCTGTACGGCTGGTGTACAAGCTCAAAAACGGCCGGTACTACCTGGTAGGCATCATCCACGACCAGTGGACCATCTGATAAGCGGATTTAAAAGAAACAATGCAAAGGTAGAAGCATTCAGTAAACCACTCTTTATAACAGAAACCGGATTTGTAAAAGAAGCAGTAAAACAGACCTTAAGATACTAAGTTACAGAGCGGTTAGCTTATAATTATAATATTGTACCTTTAAGTATTATGAACTGGTAAAATGATTATTAAAAACACAAAGATTCCGGTTGAACTGGTCCTTGAAAAATTAGGTCACGGGTATTCTTTGGAAACACTTTTGGAAGCCTACCCCAATCTTACTACAGAGCAGATCCAGGCTTGTTTGCTTTTTGCTTCGGATAATGTAAAATAGGAGAAAATAGTTGCTGTTGCCTGATGAAAGCACTATTCGTTGCAGATGAGCGTGTAGATTTCAGAATTGTAAAAGCGCTTCGTCTATATGGGGCTGAAGTTTTTGCTATTTGCGAAGAACAACCATCTATAAATGATCAGGAAGTTTTACATATTGCAGTTTCTAAGAATGCGGTATTGATTACAGAAGATAAGGATTTTGGGGAATTGGTTTTTCGCCTGCGATTACCGCACAAAGGGGTTATACTTGGGCGGATGAAAGATGTAAATTTCAAAATCGAAAACGTTGCAGCAGCAATTTATCAGAACTTTGAGCTATTACATAACAGGTTTTCGGTAATTAATGAACGAAGGCTTCGTATAAAAGAATGAACTATAAACTGACGATGTAAGTTCTGTTTTTGCTTTAGCCTGTTTTATTTTGTATCCTTAAGCAAAAAGAATTTCAAGATATGTCTGTTATTAAGCTACCCTTACTGTTTGTAGGCTCAAAAGGAGAGAAACACCTGAATACGTTATTTGATAGTGGGGCAAATCTTTCTTGCATTGGGAAAGAGCGGTTACAGAAATTAGAAGATCCCATTAATCCGGGCCAGGTAAGACGATTATCAACAGCAAGTGAAGGGCATTATATTGAAGTTAATGAAAGAGTTACGCTCGATTTTTATATAAACGACATATTGCTCTCTGATGAATTCCTGGTGGTGCCGGGCCTGAGTGAAGAAGCCATTATTGGCGCCGCTACATTACAGAAATGGAGGATCAGACTGAACTTTGAGCACGATATAGTAGGAGAGGTAGACCCCAAAGTGGCTAAGCTACAATTGATTTAAACCTGCTACCTACACCAATTCTTTTCTCAACCTTGCCACCGGAATATTCAGCTGCTCCCGGTATTTGGCAACAGTACGGCGGGCAATATTATAGCCTTTTTCCTGCAGCAGCTCTGTAAGCTTTTCATCGCTGTAAGGATGTTTTTTACTTTCCGATTCGATCAGGTCCGTCAGGATCTTTTTCACTTCGCGGGTGGACACTTCTTCGCCGCTATCGGTGCTTAATGATTCGCTGAAGAAAAATTTCAGCCGGTAAGTGCCAAATTCGGTCTGTACAAATTTGCTGTTGGCCACACGGCTTACGGTAGATATATCCAGGTTGGTTTTTTCGGCAATGTCTTTTAAGATCATTGGCTTCAGGGTGGTCTCATCCCCTGTAAGGAAAAATTCTTCCTGGTGCTCCATAATCGCAGACATCGTATCCAGCAAGGTATGCTGCCGTTGTCTGATGGCATCAATGAACCATTTGGCGGCGTCAATTTTTTGTTTTATGAATAATACCGCTTCCTTCTGCTGTTTGTCTTTTTTGGATCCGCGGTCATATTCCTTCATCATATCCTTATAGCCTTCACTGATGCGGAGCTCCGGCGCGTTGCGGCTGTTTAATGTCAGTTCCAGCTTCCCATTGTGGTTCATAATAAAGAAATCCGGAACTACATAGCTTTCGGCTTTGTTTACAGCGCCTACATTGCCGCCCGGTTTGGGGTTCAGCCGTACGATCTGCTGCATTACGTCTTTCAGCTCTTCTTCTGTTAAACCCAGGCCGCGCTGAATTTTTTCGTAATGCTTCTTGGTAAATTCATCAAAGTATTTTTCAATTGCCAGGATGGCTTTATCAACTTCTTTTCCTTCCTGTTTTTGTCTTTTTAACTGCAGCAGCAAACATTCCGGCAGGTTCCGGGCGCCCACACCGGGAGGGTCAAACTGCTGGATCTTTTGAATGATCTTTTCCACTTCCTCTGTTGTGGTCTCAATATTCTGGCGAAACGCAAGGTCATCTACCAGGGCCGGCGTGTCTCTCCTCAGGTATCCATCCTCGTCAATGCTTCCGATGATATGCTGCGCAATACGGTGCTCTTTTTCAGACAGGGAAAGGAGGCCCAGCTGGTTCTCCAAGGTATCATAAAAACTGGTTTCCGTTTTTATCGGCAGCTGCCGGTTTTCTTCTTCACCATAATGATCTTCACGGGTCTTATAATCCGCAATATCATCATCACCATCGTGCACATAATCGCTTACATCAATCGTATCATACTCATCGTGTCCTGAATCTGAATCATCCAGAGAGTTTTCGCTATCTGCAAATTCATCTTTCAGATCGCCTTCATCGCTGTGTTTTGCATCATCCAGCTCCAGTGCCGGGTTTTCTTCCATCTCTTCCTTGATCCTTTCTTCCAGGTTAGCAGTGGGCACCTGCAGCAATTTCATCAGCTGAATTTGCTGGGGCGATAGCTTTTGTAAAAGTTTCTGTTGTAATGATTGTCCTAAAGCCATTTTTTTAAAAAGTCCGTTTCATCTCAAAAACCGAGCCGCAAATTACAAATATAAAGTTTTGCAACACAAAATACTATTTTAAATACCGGCAACCTGTACCAGGTGGTCCTATAAATATTTGATTTATAAATAAGTGTAATAAAACCTGTGAAAAGAGAAGCAATGGGCAATCTGCATATTATAATGATTAAAAAATCAGCTGTTTTGTTAGAAATTTTATAAAAGTGTTTCTAACACATGTTAGCGCTTTTGCTATATTTGTAACAGCAGATTTTCAGAATTGCTGATCGGATTGAACCCTATGGAAGAAGAATTACATACCATAAAAGCCGGAATTGCAGCCAATGACCAAAAAGCCTTTGGACAGTTATTTGCCTTATTTTATAAGCGGTTGTACCGGTTTTCTTTATCCATATTGCGGATTCCGGAGCTGGCCAATGAGGTGGTTGAGGATGTATTTCTAAAGCTATGGTCTAACCGGTCGGGTCTTTCCGCTATTAACAACCTTTCGGTTTACCTCTATGTAGCTGTAAAGAACCAATCACTGAATAAGCTTTCCCTGAAAGCCAATGAATGGATTTCATCCGGATTAGATGAAATGATGATGAATGTGGTAGCGGTTGACAATGATCCTTATACACAGATGATTACGGGGGAAATGTTGAACAAGGTAAACCGAGCAATAGAGGAACTGCCTCCCCGTTGTAAGATGATCTTTAAGCTGGTGAGGGAAGATGGCCTTAAATACAAAGAAGTGGCAGCAATACTGAATATATCCGTAAACACCATCGATGTCCAGATGGCTACTGCTGTTAAGCGCATCAGTGAGTCATTAGGTATTGCCAAAAATATTCCTGTGCATCCGTTTTCAAAAAAAATAAAAAAAAGCTGAAAAACAGATAGTAGATAACTGCTGATTCCCTGTCCTTTTATATATAGGCGACAGATTGCTTGTATTTGATCAGTAATGATGCTATATGGAAATTAATGGCCCGTAACATCTACGGGGAGGCCTCACCAGAAGAACAGGAGGCGTTGCATCAGTTCCTGAGCGAACATCCGCAGTTGCAGCAGCGATATGAATTAATGAAGTCATTAATTCATCATATAAATGATACTACGCATTCTAAGGGTGCTGCCGGTCTTTCTGAAAGAGCAGCTGCGCTGATTGCGGGCAGGCAGGCATCCGTCCGGACAGCGGTTCCCAAAAGTAAAACAGTTGTCAGGAACTACCTGGTGTATGGTACGGCAATAGCGGCCCTGTTCCTTGTGTACCTGGGCATGCGCGGAGAGAGACATCAATCCCCGGCGTCAGCCGGTAGTAATCAGCTACGGCCGGCATTGATCGTTCAAAATGGGAACCGAAGGCAACTGTTGTTGCCGGATGGCAGCAAGGTATGGCTCAATGGCGGATCAAAATTATATTATGTTACCAATTTTAAAGGAGCAACCAGGGAGGTACGCCTTGAGGGGGAAGGTTTTTTTGATGTAAACAAGATCAGCAATAAACCTTTTATTGTACATGCGGGAGCTATTGATATAAAAGTGCTGGGAACCGCGTTCAATGTAAAAGCGTATCCTGATGAAAATGCGGTTACCACTGCCTTATACAGGGGGCTGATCAGCATTACCAAACATGACGGAGCAAAAGGCTTTCAGCCTATTTTGCTTTATCCCAACCAAAAACTGGTTATTCCGGGCAATATTATTTCGGGAGACAGTGTGACAGCGCCTTCGCCCCTGAATGCTGTTAAAATTGAAGCGCTGGACAGTACAAAACCCGAAACAGAGCGTTTAGAAACCGCCTGGGTATATAACCGGCTTGAATTCCGTGGAGAGGATTTTATTACGCTTGCCCGAAAAATGGAGCACTGGTATAATGTAAGCATTCATTTCCGGGATGAAAAAGTAAAGCACCTCAGCTTTTACGGTTCCTTTGAAAAAGAAACTATTGAGCAGGCAATGCATGCGTTGCAAACGGCCAATGCATTTAATTATACAATCGAAAAAAATGATATATCGATCAGTTCAATCAATTAAAAATTGCAGGAATGATTAAAAAAAGACGATACGTAAACCCATTTTGATCTGTTAACTTTACATGAAGCCGATCGCTTGCTTCATGTGCTATCATTAAAAAATAATATTGATCACATGAAATGCTTAAAAAAGGGACATATTCCCCCCAAAACAAAAAAAGTTTTTCTTGCTATGAAATTGACGATGCTGTTCCTGCTGTTTTTTATAGTCAATGTCCATGCGAACGGATTCGGCCAGCAGCGCATCAATTTGAAAATGAAGAAAACAGCGCTTGCAGAAGTCCTTCATTCTATTGAACAGACAACATCCTACCGGTTCCTGTATAACAATGACCTGGAACAGCTGACATCAAAAGTGTCTGTAAGCGCAAAAGACGCCACAATTGATGAAGTGCTGCCGGTATTGCTGTTTTATACCAACCTTACTTTCCAGAAAATGGAGAACAACCTTATTGTACTGAAGGAAGATCCGCTGGGCAGGAAAGACATTACCGTAACCGGCAAGGTTACGGATAGCTCGGGAGCACCTTTATCAGGCGTTTCCGTACAGGTAAAAGGTACTACCATAGGCACCACTACCAATGCCGAAGGCGCCTTTACGCTTTCCGTTCCGGACCCCAACAGCATCCTGGTCTTTTCAATTGTAGGATATGATGCGCAGGAATATCCTTTAAACGGGAGTACGAGTATTACAGTTTCCATGAAAGGATCGCAACAGGTAATGGACCAGGTGGTGGTGATCGGGTATGGAACAGCCCGGAAGAGGGATTTAACAGGATCTGTAGCATCCGTTAAGGGTTCTGACTTAGCCAAACAGCCTGTTCAAACTCCTACACAGGCGCTCCAGGGTAAAGTATCCGGGGTTCAGGTTATAAGCTCTGGTCAGCCAAATGCAACTCCTTTAATAAGGATTAGAGGCGCTGGTTCTACATTAGCAGGAATTGAGCCTTTATATGTTGTTGATGGTGTAATTACTACAGATATAAGAAATATTAATTCAAATGACATCGTGACTTTGGATATTTTAAAAGATGCGAGTGCGACAGCCATATATGGTATGCGGGCAGCTAATGGGGTAGTTCTTATTACAACAAAAAAAGGCCGTTCCGGAAAAATGAAGTTTGCTTATGATGCAAATGTTGGTTTAAGAGAAGCGACAAAACTGGTGAATATGGCCGGTGAAAAACAGTATGCAGGGTATCTTAATGAAGGAAATATTTATTATGGGAGCGGGGATAGTCTTGTGAAAGCCTCGGCTCTTCAGGGATATAATACAGATTGGTATGATGCTATTCTAAGGAAAGGCTTCCAGCAAAATCATAATCTATCAATATCTGGCGGCAATGAAAGTGTCACGTATTTTTTAAGTGCAGGATACCTGACCGATGAGGGTATTCAGGTAGGCAATAATTTCAGCAGGTTTACTCTGCGTTCAAACAATGAATATAATCTTTCAAAGAAGCTAAAACTGGGAACTTTAATTTCATACGCATTTTCCGATGATAAGGGCGTAAACGCAGGAGCATTTAGCAGCGCTTATAGAGCAGCGCCAATTATACCTGCAAAAATCGGAGATAAATATGGAAATACATCACTTGTTGGAAATGTTTCAAACCCGCTTGTAAGTATTGACAAAACAGATGCCCGGTTTTTGACTAACAGGTTACAGGGAACGGGTTATCTCGAGTACAAACCAGTTACATGGCTGACGTTAAAATCAAGTATAGGGATTGACATGAGTTATCTAAAAAATACCACGTATGATTATGCATTTCTCAGTGATGAAAGCACTTTTATTACCCCCGGAGGCAATCAGCAAAGGGCAAGAAGCCAGCTTACCCTTGTTAAAAACGATATAACACGCTATGTTTGGGATAATACAGCAACCTTCTCTAAACAATTTGATAAGCATCATTTTACATTTCTTGTAGGAACAACGGCGGAACAATATAAAGCCAATAACTCTAATGGAACAGCCTTGGATGTTCCGGTGAATAAAGATCAATGGTATTTAAATGCCGGAGCGTCCGGAACACAAACGATTGATAATACAGGAGATAAATGGACCAGAAATTCTTATTTGTCAAGGCTAAATTACAACTATGATAATCGCTACCTCCTGACTGCTTCTTTCAGGGCAGATGGAACATCAAGGTTTAGTTCCAGTAACAGATGGGGCTACTTTCCTTCTGTTGGAGCAGCATGGAATATCGGCAATGAGAATTTTATGAAAAATCAGGATATTTTTAAAGACATCAAACTCAGAGCCAGCTGGGGTAAAGTAGGCAATGATAATATACCTACAGGACTTTATTACTCTATTGCAAATATAACTAGACCGTATTATTTTGACGGCTCAAGATACAGTGTAATAACTTTTGATAACATAACTGATAAAAATATTCGATGGGAAATTACTGAAGAAACAGATCTTGGCATAGAATTTACAACTCTGAAACGCAGGTTAAATGTAGAGATTGACTACTATAATAAACGTACAAAAGACGCTTTAACTTATGTAAATCTG
This window encodes:
- a CDS encoding UDP-2,3-diacylglucosamine diphosphatase, encoding MNFILQAGKNIYFLSDFHLGVPTYEASLQREKLLVKFLDEIKDKAQEIFIVGDLFDFWYEYRHVVPRGFVRILGKLAELSDSGIQLHFFVGNHDMWMKDYFQQELNMPVYFEPKEFEWNGKQFLIGHGDGLGPGDHGYKRLKKIFRNPVCQWLFGILPPVVGMGTANYMSRKSRAKTGTSEETFLGADREWLITYCREQLQKRHYDFFIFGHRHLPIDFRLTDTSRYINLGDWITFFTYAVFDGNDVQLLSYLNRNEKIVRG
- a CDS encoding TonB-dependent receptor; the encoded protein is MVKYLLAAFLISLSNFLQAQDATLRGTITTADGKPAEAVTVVLEGTSKATAAGKKGNYEIKNIKPGSYIVRVSFVGVNEQSQLVDFKAGAVETLDFVLKENEQQLQEVVIAANKMGTKGDEFVAKMPLKNLENPQVYSAVSAEIMKQQVISNYDDALRNVPGITRAWESTGRGGDGGAYFSLRGFEAQPALVNGLPALVSGNLDPADVEEIQVIKGPSGTLFGASFYGYGGIINTITKKPFYQFGGEASYTVGSFGLNRLAVDVNTPLSKTKKIAFRLNAAAQTENSFQDAGFKKSFFIAPGFVYEVNDKLSFHVLAELLEEKRAVPPVFFNTDRESPMDFKNIKELNLNPDLSFTNNDLTIRNPRKNLQARMLYKFNSQWTSQTVFSAGNIKSDGIYTYIWGVDPDKPDERNYFYQYFNNQDYNTNTVDIQQNFNGDFKIGQLRNRVLIGLDYFNRTEKNNSSGWITTRRVSPQGGISDTDPSNPDGLNKDAIKAALAATEYTDSKLTKRSYSAYASDVINFTPAFSAMLSLRADYFDNKAGAATESFNQMTYSPKFGLVYQPVLDKVSIFANYMNAFFNVGPVDVYDSSNNYIGSKALKPERANQIEFGVKTNLFEEKLQATLSFYNTRVGNRVYSTANNNSEQGGKTQSRGVELDVTTNPVPGLNFIAGFSHGKIKVIEGNTATPTDFYNEVGRSPGGQGPQTLANLWATYKIMDGKLKDFGVSFGGNYAGVNKVIDNSVTGVFELPAYTLLNGGLFYNGKKIRVTANINNITNKQYYIGYWSVNPQKRRNFAASVAFKF
- a CDS encoding DUF3127 domain-containing protein → MQLTATLVQILPLQKGTGRNGEWRKQDIIVETQAQYPKKVCISIWGDKINESVLKIGNQLNISFDVESREYNGRWYTDVKAWKVELASATNNGGASYTDTPPPDNYSDLNEGGADDLPF
- a CDS encoding DUF433 domain-containing protein, yielding MIIKNTKIPVELVLEKLGHGYSLETLLEAYPNLTTEQIQACLLFASDNVK
- a CDS encoding DUF5615 family PIN-like protein produces the protein MKALFVADERVDFRIVKALRLYGAEVFAICEEQPSINDQEVLHIAVSKNAVLITEDKDFGELVFRLRLPHKGVILGRMKDVNFKIENVAAAIYQNFELLHNRFSVINERRLRIKE
- a CDS encoding pepsin/retropepsin-like aspartic protease family protein, whose amino-acid sequence is MSVIKLPLLFVGSKGEKHLNTLFDSGANLSCIGKERLQKLEDPINPGQVRRLSTASEGHYIEVNERVTLDFYINDILLSDEFLVVPGLSEEAIIGAATLQKWRIRLNFEHDIVGEVDPKVAKLQLI
- the rpoN gene encoding RNA polymerase factor sigma-54; its protein translation is MALGQSLQQKLLQKLSPQQIQLMKLLQVPTANLEERIKEEMEENPALELDDAKHSDEGDLKDEFADSENSLDDSDSGHDEYDTIDVSDYVHDGDDDIADYKTREDHYGEEENRQLPIKTETSFYDTLENQLGLLSLSEKEHRIAQHIIGSIDEDGYLRRDTPALVDDLAFRQNIETTTEEVEKIIQKIQQFDPPGVGARNLPECLLLQLKRQKQEGKEVDKAILAIEKYFDEFTKKHYEKIQRGLGLTEEELKDVMQQIVRLNPKPGGNVGAVNKAESYVVPDFFIMNHNGKLELTLNSRNAPELRISEGYKDMMKEYDRGSKKDKQQKEAVLFIKQKIDAAKWFIDAIRQRQHTLLDTMSAIMEHQEEFFLTGDETTLKPMILKDIAEKTNLDISTVSRVANSKFVQTEFGTYRLKFFFSESLSTDSGEEVSTREVKKILTDLIESESKKHPYSDEKLTELLQEKGYNIARRTVAKYREQLNIPVARLRKELV
- a CDS encoding RNA polymerase sigma-70 factor, whose protein sequence is MEEELHTIKAGIAANDQKAFGQLFALFYKRLYRFSLSILRIPELANEVVEDVFLKLWSNRSGLSAINNLSVYLYVAVKNQSLNKLSLKANEWISSGLDEMMMNVVAVDNDPYTQMITGEMLNKVNRAIEELPPRCKMIFKLVREDGLKYKEVAAILNISVNTIDVQMATAVKRISESLGIAKNIPVHPFSKKIKKS
- a CDS encoding FecR family protein, with the protein product MARNIYGEASPEEQEALHQFLSEHPQLQQRYELMKSLIHHINDTTHSKGAAGLSERAAALIAGRQASVRTAVPKSKTVVRNYLVYGTAIAALFLVYLGMRGERHQSPASAGSNQLRPALIVQNGNRRQLLLPDGSKVWLNGGSKLYYVTNFKGATREVRLEGEGFFDVNKISNKPFIVHAGAIDIKVLGTAFNVKAYPDENAVTTALYRGLISITKHDGAKGFQPILLYPNQKLVIPGNIISGDSVTAPSPLNAVKIEALDSTKPETERLETAWVYNRLEFRGEDFITLARKMEHWYNVSIHFRDEKVKHLSFYGSFEKETIEQAMHALQTANAFNYTIEKNDISISSIN